The Acidimicrobiales bacterium sequence GAGGCCGGCGTTCGCGCCGCTACCGGTGCCCGTGACCTGCAGCAGGCCGTCTGGGATCTGCACCTCGGCGTCGCACCGGGCGGTATCGCGGCGCGCCTGACCGATGTCGTGGCCGACTCGGTCCAGTCGCGCATCGAGGCCCTCGTCGGCGTCGTGCCGCCCGACCGGATCATCGCCGGCCACGACATCTACCCCGTCAGCGTCACCGCGCACGGAACACGTGCCGAGCGGCCGCTGTCGATCGCCGATCGCGTCGGCGCGTACGACGCCGAGGCCTCCGCTTGGTACGAGCGCTACCGGGTGCCGTTCTGGGTGTCGGAGACCTCCAACCTCGGCCTCCCGGTCGACCAGGCCAGCGAGTGGCTCGCCGCGCTCACCGCATCGCTCGACACCCTCGCAGCGCGCGGCCTGCCGGTGCGGGGGGTCTGCTGGTACAGCCGAGGCGACCAGTACGACTGGAACACGGCGCTGACCGTACCGATCGGAAGCGTGACCGAGGTCGGACTGTTCGACGCCCAACGGAACCCACGCCGAGTGGCGCAGCACTACGCCACGCTGGCCGGCCGACACCCCCGAAACGAACGGGCGAAGCAGCACTGAGCCCTTGAAAGGAATGGCGACGTGACCCACGAGAACGAGCTCACCACCGAGATCGACCTGTGCACGCCTGACGGCAGTCGGCTGAACCGTGCCGCGCTGGGTTGGTCTCGCCGACCGTTGCACCGGGCGAACCTGGACGGCTGCTTCGGCATCAACAAGCGCTGGGACTACTGGGCGATCCTGGCCGGTGAGCTCGTGGTGTCGTCGGTCTACGCGGACATCGACCACTTCGGCCTGGGCGACGTCTGGTGGGCCGACCTGGCCGCGGACGAGACGGGAGGAAACGGCATCATCACGACCGATCCCGGTGCGCTCGTCCTGCCCGACCGCCCCGGAACTGCTCCGCTACGCATCGAGCGGGACGGCTTCGCACTGGAGATCGTCGACGAACCCGGAGCGACACGCTTGCGCGGGTCGTGGACCGAACACGACGGGACGCCAGGCACGCTCGACGTGTCGATCGAACTACCCGAGCACCACGAGTCGCTCAACGTCGTGATCCCCTGGAACGACGAGCGATTCAACTACACCTCCAAGCACCAGGCCCGACCCGCTACAGGCGAGCTCTCGGTCGGTGACCGGCGCTGGGAGATCGGCGGCGATGGCTCGGACGCATGGGGTGTCCTCGACGTCGGGCGCGGCCGCTGGCCATCAGAGATCAAGTGGAACTGGGGTGGCGGCGCCGGCCGGTGCGGCGACCACGTCGTCGGGTTGCAGTTCGGCGCGAAGTGGACGGAGGGGTCGGGCTACACCGAGAACGGCCTGATCGTCGACGGCCGGCTCACCAAGCTCGGCCGCGAGCTCGACTGGACCTACGACTGGGACGAACCCCTCAACCCGTGGCGCGTCGTGGACCCCGGCGGGCAACTCGATGTGACGCTCCAGCCCCGCTACGACAAGCACACCAAGCTCCCCGGACGCGACCAGGGATCGGAGACCCACCAGGTCTTCGGCACCTGGTCGGGCCGCATTCGCACCGACGACGGCCTCGAGATCGAAGTCCACGACATCCAGGGCTTCGCAGAGGAAGCACGACAGGAGTGGTGATCGACTCTGGCAGGGGGGCCGTCGGGTTCACCTCCGATCCGCGGCGCACAATCGTGTGCCCGACTCGAGAGCCGCCCGCCGGAGCGAGTGGCGGCCGGAAGGCGAACCGGCGTGGGTGGCGCAACCAGAAACCCGGTTGACGGGCTCAACCCGAAGATCGACCAGCACGCGCCACAGTGCGTCCCCAGCTCGACCCAACGACCGACCACTCACCGGCGGCGGCGCCCATGCTCTTCATCCAAGCAGACCTCGAGCGATGGGCCTGCCCTTCTACTGTTCCTTCTACTGTGCGGCGCGGGACAGGGGTGTACGGGTTGGCACGACAGGGATAGAGTGAGCGGCGAAACGCCAGCTCAAGGGCACGATCTGGTACGCATCGGTACGGGATGAGATTTCGATCGGAAATCTCATAACCCGAAGGTCGCAGGTTCAAATCCTGCCCCCGCCACCAACGAAATGCCTGTTCAGAAGGGGTCTCGCTCCGGCGGGGCCCCTTCTGCGTTGGCGGCCATCTACCGAGGATCTACCGGGTGGCGATGTGCTGGCCCGGTTCATGCTTTCCAGGTTGGGGTCTGTCAGATTTTCTGTGTAAGCGGCCGTGATGGTGTTCATCGGATGTGGTCGGCGATGCGGTCGCCGTAGTGCACGGTGAGGGTGTTCAAGATGGCCTTCCAGCCGCTGATCCTTCCGGTCATGTTCTCACGGTTCTTCTTGCGGGTCGTGGCGACGAGGTAGAGGACCTTCATCGCGGCCTGTTCGTTGGGGAAATGCCCGCGGTGGCGGACAGCTCGTCGGAACCGGGCGTTGAGCGATTCGATGGCGTTGGTGGTGTAGACGACTTTGCGCAGATCGGCGGGGAACTCGAGGAGGGGCATGAACTCGGCCCAGCTGTTCTCCCACGCTCGGATCATGGCCGGATACTTCTCGCCCCACGTTTCGGCGAAGTCCGCGAACTCGGCCTCGGCTGCGGCGACGGTCGGCGCGGTGTAGATCGAGCGCATGGCTTTGGTGATCTTGGACCAGTCGGCCTTGGATGCGTAGCGGAGGCTGTTGCGGACCATGTGCACGACGCAGGTCTGCACGGTGGCGTCGGGCCAGGTCGTGCGAATCGACTCCGGCAGGCCTTTCAGCCCGTCGCAGCACACGATCAACGCGTCCGCGACGCCTCGGTTCTTGAGCTCGGTGAGCATCGTCGCCCACTGCTTCGCGCCCTCGCCGCCGGTGGGGCCGAGCCACAGACCGAGGACGTCGCGTTCGCCGGCGAGGTTGACGCCGATGGCGACGTAGACGGGGCGGTTGGCGACCTGGGCGTCGCGAACCTTGATCACGATCGCGTCGATCAGCAGCACCGGGTAGATCGGGTCGAGGGGCCGGTTCTGCCAGGCGGTGAGGTCCTCGACGATCTCATCGGTGATCTTGCTGATGGTCTCCCGGCTGACCGTGGTGTCGTAGATCTCCTCGAGATGGGCCTGGATCTCACCGGTCGTGAGCCCCTTCGCATAGAGCGAGATGACGTTGCCCGACAGGCCATCGAGGCGGCGTTGATGCTTGGGGATCGTGACCGGAGCGAACGTGCCCTCCCGATCACGCGGCACGTCGAGATCGACCTGGCCGATCTCGGTCGTCACCCGCTTCGGCGTCGTCCCGTTGCGACTGTTGCCCGACCCTCGGCCCTCCACGGCGTTACGTTCATAGCCAAGATGATCTGTCATCTCGACCTCGAGCCCCTTTTGGAGCACCTGACGGACAAGCCCGGTGAGCAGCCCGCCGTCGCCAGTGAGCTCCACTCCCTCGGCGCGGGCCCGTTGCACGAGCAGCTCGGCCCAGTCCTTCATCGCCGCCTCATCGGGCAACGCGTTCGCCGGCACCGCCGGCAGATTCTGATCAGTCATCGACATGATCCTTCCCCGCCCACAGCACTCAGCTGCGGACGCTCAGATCACGCCCGATACACAAAAGTCCTGACAGACCCTGGATGGCGGCCAGGTCGATGGCGTGGGCCTGCTGCAGCGTGGTGGGCCACTTGGCGACGCTGCGCCGGGGTACGAGGCCGACGGTGCGGTAGAAGCTGACGCAGGGGTCACAACCTGGACCGGGTTCGACATCCCAGTATCCGAAGCCGAAGCGGGTGAGCCGGTCGATGGAGCGGATGAGTGGGCTGTTCTTGCCGGTGCCCTTGCCGAGTCCCAGTGAGACTGCGAGTTCCGTTGCCGTGGTGACCTGCCAGCTCGAGGTGCCGTCGCTACCAGT is a genomic window containing:
- a CDS encoding IS256 family transposase; the protein is MTDQNLPAVPANALPDEAAMKDWAELLVQRARAEGVELTGDGGLLTGLVRQVLQKGLEVEMTDHLGYERNAVEGRGSGNSRNGTTPKRVTTEIGQVDLDVPRDREGTFAPVTIPKHQRRLDGLSGNVISLYAKGLTTGEIQAHLEEIYDTTVSRETISKITDEIVEDLTAWQNRPLDPIYPVLLIDAIVIKVRDAQVANRPVYVAIGVNLAGERDVLGLWLGPTGGEGAKQWATMLTELKNRGVADALIVCCDGLKGLPESIRTTWPDATVQTCVVHMVRNSLRYASKADWSKITKAMRSIYTAPTVAAAEAEFADFAETWGEKYPAMIRAWENSWAEFMPLLEFPADLRKVVYTTNAIESLNARFRRAVRHRGHFPNEQAAMKVLYLVATTRKKNRENMTGRISGWKAILNTLTVHYGDRIADHIR
- a CDS encoding DUF2804 domain-containing protein, whose protein sequence is MTHENELTTEIDLCTPDGSRLNRAALGWSRRPLHRANLDGCFGINKRWDYWAILAGELVVSSVYADIDHFGLGDVWWADLAADETGGNGIITTDPGALVLPDRPGTAPLRIERDGFALEIVDEPGATRLRGSWTEHDGTPGTLDVSIELPEHHESLNVVIPWNDERFNYTSKHQARPATGELSVGDRRWEIGGDGSDAWGVLDVGRGRWPSEIKWNWGGGAGRCGDHVVGLQFGAKWTEGSGYTENGLIVDGRLTKLGRELDWTYDWDEPLNPWRVVDPGGQLDVTLQPRYDKHTKLPGRDQGSETHQVFGTWSGRIRTDDGLEIEVHDIQGFAEEARQEW